A stretch of the Fusobacterium varium genome encodes the following:
- a CDS encoding sensory transduction protein, giving the protein MEKDVKYLVLDDEILAAEYLAALIREVDERAEVVTAINPVKALELTEQQFDVCFIDIQMPGLNGIDFANKLKKLYPKTNFIFVTGYSDYMGEAFKVDASDYIMKPANVEQIHHALENLRYSVPESLGKEEKKRIQITCFGNFDILIDGKPVKFKFDKTKELLAYLVHRKGARCTSKEVIVNLWEEEGHDSYYRMLKKDLQDVLNKLGCGKIIYSERGQIGLSNLEYIQCDYFKWGENIVEGRKLYHGEYMAQYSWGKEVNAFIEMDKYQNKY; this is encoded by the coding sequence GTGGAAAAAGACGTGAAATATTTAGTATTGGACGATGAGATACTTGCAGCAGAATATCTTGCAGCATTAATACGCGAAGTTGATGAAAGAGCAGAAGTCGTAACAGCAATTAATCCTGTTAAGGCTCTTGAACTTACTGAACAGCAGTTTGATGTGTGTTTTATTGATATACAAATGCCAGGATTAAATGGTATAGATTTTGCAAATAAACTTAAAAAATTGTATCCAAAAACTAACTTTATATTTGTGACTGGCTATTCAGATTATATGGGAGAAGCTTTTAAAGTAGATGCCAGTGATTATATAATGAAGCCAGCGAATGTGGAACAGATACATCATGCACTTGAAAATCTTAGATATTCTGTACCTGAAAGTCTAGGAAAAGAAGAAAAAAAGAGAATACAGATAACCTGTTTTGGAAATTTTGATATACTTATAGATGGAAAACCTGTGAAATTTAAATTTGATAAGACAAAGGAGCTTTTGGCATATCTTGTTCATAGAAAGGGAGCAAGATGTACTTCAAAAGAAGTAATTGTAAATCTATGGGAAGAAGAGGGGCATGATTCTTATTATAGAATGCTAAAAAAAGACTTGCAAGATGTGTTAAATAAACTGGGGTGTGGAAAAATAATATATAGCGAAAGAGGGCAAATTGGACTTTCAAACTTAGAATATATTCAGTGTGATTATTTTAAATGGGGAGAAAATATTGTAGAGGGCAGGAAACTCTATCATGGAGAATATATGGCTCAATATTCTTGGGGAAAAGAAGTTAATGCTTTTATAGAAATGGATAAATATCAAAATAAATATTAA
- a CDS encoding putative transposase — translation MFFFYDRDLLTKLAYAVNDVFKYQFHNIKAKNQRIHKISKYSSKYFTNSDIIHYGLITVIHTFGRDLKWNPHIHAIVTLGGFNKNFQFLEKKYFHVNSIAGQWKKMVIDIVKSGNYDKPEIKAKAYAATNYLYRKNTRFFFNVAKNDLNNNIYAIKYIGRYLSRAPIAEYKIIDFYDNKVTFYYESLADDKQRIELTLDAETFLSKLIIHIPPKHFKMIRRFGIYSRNIKSELKNIMKFMRKYVSKYSNSTFYQLEIWKAFGVNPFYCFKCNARMKVKKISYFNIHTGSICWKEYR, via the coding sequence ATGTTTTTCTTCTATGATAGAGACCTTTTAACTAAGCTTGCTTATGCTGTTAATGATGTTTTTAAATATCAATTTCATAACATTAAAGCAAAAAATCAAAGAATTCATAAAATTTCAAAATATTCCTCTAAATACTTTACTAACTCAGATATCATTCATTATGGATTGATTACTGTTATTCATACCTTTGGGCGCGATCTTAAATGGAACCCTCATATTCATGCTATTGTTACTTTAGGTGGATTCAATAAAAACTTCCAATTTCTTGAAAAAAAATATTTTCATGTCAATTCCATTGCTGGACAATGGAAAAAAATGGTTATTGATATTGTTAAATCTGGAAATTATGACAAGCCTGAAATTAAAGCTAAAGCTTATGCTGCTACTAACTACCTTTATCGCAAAAATACAAGATTCTTTTTCAATGTTGCAAAAAATGATTTAAATAATAATATTTATGCAATTAAATATATTGGCAGATATCTGTCAAGAGCTCCTATCGCAGAATATAAAATTATTGATTTCTATGATAATAAGGTTACTTTCTATTATGAAAGTCTTGCTGATGATAAACAAAGAATTGAGCTTACTTTAGATGCAGAAACATTTCTTTCTAAATTAATTATTCACATTCCCCCTAAACATTTCAAAATGATTAGGCGCTTTGGAATCTATTCTAGAAATATTAAATCAGAACTTAAAAATATCATGAAATTCATGAGAAAATATGTCTCTAAATATTCCAATTCTACTTTTTATCAACTTGAAATATGGAAAGCTTTTGGAGTAAATCCTTTTTATTGTTTTAAATGTAATGCCAGAATGAAAGTTAAAAAAATATCATATTTTAATATACATACAGGCTCCATTTGCTGGAAAGAATATCGCTAA
- a CDS encoding sensor histidine kinase codes for MKETYFQNYLVENYTLIAMVVGSYFVISMKSAVEIFIKKRMVINMTLLLILSIAEFYMNYLKEQAVIGLSFIIAGIIYYSLKPLVMAIIINIVEPKNKLIYIPVIVNFFFYCNAFLRNKVFYFGADGSIELGPWGYAFIVTNWIYWIIFLLVLNLKFYKNIEVNHLQAFFCIAWLMTANIMESIGMKPGILNETYAVAFLFYYLIIHVRISQQINEEKEIKIREQRMSLMLSQIQPHFLYNTLNTITALCRANPKLAEETTIKFSGYLRENMYSMGENDTQLFSKELEHTNVYLDIEKLRFGDRVNVEYDIKSDDFNMPTLTLQPIVENAVKHGICNKLEGGTIKISTEKKGRDYIITVSDNGIGFEIEKILSDGRLHVGIHNVKERLKSIVKAELEITSFIGIGTIVKIIIPGERKNIRLESGKRREIFSIGR; via the coding sequence ATGAAAGAGACATATTTTCAAAATTATCTTGTTGAAAATTATACACTTATTGCAATGGTAGTGGGCTCATATTTTGTTATTTCCATGAAATCAGCAGTGGAGATATTTATAAAAAAACGAATGGTTATAAATATGACTCTACTCTTGATTCTCTCTATAGCAGAGTTTTATATGAATTATCTTAAAGAACAAGCTGTGATAGGATTGTCTTTTATAATAGCAGGAATAATATACTATTCATTAAAACCTTTAGTTATGGCTATAATTATAAATATAGTGGAGCCTAAAAATAAATTAATTTATATTCCTGTAATAGTGAATTTCTTTTTTTACTGTAATGCATTTTTAAGGAATAAGGTATTTTATTTTGGAGCTGATGGAAGTATTGAACTTGGACCTTGGGGATATGCTTTTATTGTTACAAATTGGATATATTGGATTATCTTTCTTCTTGTGTTGAATCTTAAATTTTATAAAAATATAGAGGTAAATCATCTTCAAGCTTTCTTTTGTATAGCGTGGCTGATGACTGCAAATATTATGGAATCAATAGGGATGAAACCAGGGATATTGAATGAAACTTATGCTGTAGCTTTTTTATTTTATTATCTTATAATACATGTACGTATATCTCAACAGATAAATGAAGAAAAGGAAATAAAGATAAGAGAACAAAGAATGTCATTGATGCTTTCACAAATACAGCCTCATTTTTTATATAATACATTAAATACTATAACTGCACTTTGCCGAGCAAATCCAAAACTTGCAGAGGAAACGACTATAAAGTTTTCTGGATATCTTAGGGAAAATATGTATAGCATGGGTGAAAATGACACACAGCTTTTTTCTAAAGAATTAGAGCATACAAATGTATATCTTGATATAGAAAAACTTAGATTTGGGGATAGGGTAAATGTGGAATATGACATAAAGTCAGATGATTTTAATATGCCAACCCTTACATTACAGCCAATTGTAGAAAATGCAGTAAAACATGGAATATGTAACAAACTTGAAGGGGGAACTATAAAAATTTCTACAGAAAAGAAAGGTAGAGATTATATAATAACAGTTTCAGATAATGGGATAGGTTTTGAAATAGAAAAAATATTAAGTGATGGAAGGTTACATGTTGGCATACATAATGTAAAAGAAAGGTTGAAAAGTATTGTTAAGGCAGAGCTTGAAATTACAAGTTTTATAGGAATTGGAACAATTGTAAAAATTATTATACCTGGAGAAAGAAAAAATATAAGATTGGAGAGTGGAAAAAGACGTGAAATATTTAGTATTGGACGATGA
- a CDS encoding membrane protein yields the protein MFGLMEGMDLSGFIFLGVACFFAAFIDAIAGGGGLISLPAFLASGLPAHVALGTNKVAACCSTIASSAKFAQSGKINWQLMKKLAAFSFVGAVLGVKTVVMIDSKYLYPIAIVLLIMVLIYTLRNKNLGEENRFEGLNGQNVKWGMIMAFALGFYDGFFGPGTGSFLIFAMIRIFKIDFTNASGNAKILNLSSNVASVIMFVSMGKVAYIYSFSMAAIMVVGAIIGAKMAVTKGTKFIKPMFLIVTTVVLSKMIAESIFGIDVGAGIKNIMTMFIK from the coding sequence ATGTTTGGTTTAATGGAAGGGATGGATTTATCAGGATTTATTTTTTTAGGAGTAGCTTGTTTTTTTGCAGCTTTTATTGATGCAATAGCAGGTGGCGGAGGGCTTATAAGTCTGCCAGCCTTTCTGGCCTCTGGACTTCCTGCTCATGTGGCACTTGGAACAAATAAGGTTGCAGCATGCTGTTCTACAATAGCAAGTAGTGCTAAATTTGCTCAGTCAGGGAAAATTAACTGGCAGCTGATGAAAAAATTAGCAGCATTTTCGTTTGTAGGAGCAGTACTTGGGGTAAAAACGGTAGTAATGATAGATTCAAAATACCTCTATCCAATAGCTATAGTTCTTCTTATTATGGTGCTGATATATACACTTCGTAATAAAAATCTTGGAGAAGAGAATAGATTTGAGGGATTAAATGGACAGAATGTAAAATGGGGAATGATTATGGCTTTTGCTTTAGGATTCTATGATGGTTTTTTTGGGCCAGGAACAGGTTCTTTTCTTATATTTGCTATGATTAGAATATTCAAGATAGATTTTACTAATGCAAGTGGAAATGCAAAAATATTAAATCTTTCAAGTAATGTGGCAAGTGTTATAATGTTTGTATCTATGGGAAAAGTTGCATATATTTATTCTTTTTCTATGGCAGCTATAATGGTAGTTGGAGCAATAATTGGGGCTAAAATGGCAGTAACAAAAGGAACAAAATTTATAAAACCAATGTTTCTCATAGTAACAACAGTAGTACTTTCAAAAATGATTGCTGAGTCTATATTTGGAATAGATGTTGGAGCAGGGATAAAAAATATAATGACAATGTTTATAAAATAG
- a CDS encoding putative transposase — translation MFFFYDRDLLTKLAYAVNDVFKYQFHNIKAKNQRIHKISKYSSKYFTNSDIIHYGLITVIHTFGRDLKWNPHIHAIVTLGGFNKNFQFLEKKYFHVNSIAGQWKKMVIDIVKSGNYDKPEIKAKAYAAANYLYRKNTRFFFNVAKNDLNNNIYAIKYIGRYLSRAPIAEYKIIDFYDNKVTFYYESLADDKQRIELALDAETFLSKLIIHIPPKHFKMIRRFGIYSRNIKSELKNIMKFMRKYVSKYSNSTFYQLEIWKAFGVNPFYCFKSNARMKVKKISYFNIHTGSICWKEYR, via the coding sequence ATGTTTTTCTTCTATGATAGAGACCTTTTAACTAAGCTTGCTTATGCTGTTAATGATGTTTTTAAATATCAATTTCATAACATTAAAGCAAAAAATCAAAGAATTCATAAAATTTCAAAATATTCCTCTAAATACTTTACTAACTCAGATATCATTCATTATGGATTGATTACTGTTATTCATACCTTTGGACGCGATCTTAAATGGAATCCTCATATTCATGCTATTGTTACTTTAGGTGGATTCAATAAAAACTTCCAATTTCTTGAAAAAAAATATTTTCATGTCAATTCCATTGCTGGACAATGGAAAAAAATGGTTATTGATATTGTTAAATCTGGAAATTATGACAAGCCTGAAATTAAAGCTAAAGCTTATGCTGCTGCTAACTACCTTTATCGCAAAAATACAAGATTCTTTTTCAATGTTGCAAAAAATGATTTAAATAATAATATTTATGCAATTAAATATATTGGCAGATACCTGTCAAGAGCTCCTATCGCAGAATATAAAATTATTGATTTCTATGATAATAAGGTTACTTTCTATTATGAAAGTCTTGCTGATGATAAACAAAGAATTGAGCTTGCTTTAGATGCAGAAACATTTCTTTCTAAATTAATTATTCACATTCCCCCTAAACATTTCAAAATGATTAGGCGCTTTGGAATCTATTCTAGAAATATTAAATCAGAACTTAAAAACATCATGAAATTCATGAGAAAATATGTCTCTAAATATTCCAATTCTACTTTTTATCAACTTGAAATATGGAAAGCTTTTGGAGTAAATCCTTTTTATTGTTTTAAAAGTAATGCCAGAATGAAAGTTAAAAAAATATCATATTTTAATATACATACAGGCTCCATTTGCTGGAAAGAATATCGCTAA
- a CDS encoding sodium:proton antiporter: MSEKNKTVRLPNKAEAIIPIVFLLTIMITNYALGWGLDPHIPVTLSCGVAMIIGKLCGYNYKEMLASGLEAINQSLEAIIIILLVGCLIGSFTACGTIPAVVYYGLKLFTPAIFLPFVTILCAVVGIALGSAWTVSATLGIAFMAIGTTMGLNPALIAGAILSGACCGDKFSPLSDSTNLAAGSAQTGLFDHVAAMVTTTLPSLIIAIVIFGFFSFSKVETYDPTLANELSAAIIEHYTYMSPILLIPILLIIVVAVIKMPAIPSVVLLSLIGCAFALIFQGAGIADCIKMLHYGYEAESGNALFTKLVNRGGMDSMLWTNNLVIVAVAFGGILQKIGSVESLLGGLIKKVKTPFQLVVVTVVTSMFCITSMCDQYLGLIIPASMYKDNFDEMGLGRNMLSRTLEDGGTLWSPLIPWSSCGAYHAAVLGVPTLSYLPYCFMNIINPIYAIVTLSWGGNILYADGSRTNMFGKLKKGRGPAEAPEEAYEKAMKALSRIRNAENYNGLQKTS; encoded by the coding sequence ATGAGCGAAAAGAACAAAACAGTCAGATTACCTAATAAAGCGGAAGCTATTATTCCAATTGTTTTTCTTCTGACAATAATGATTACAAACTATGCACTTGGCTGGGGACTGGATCCTCATATTCCTGTAACTCTTTCATGTGGAGTTGCTATGATTATTGGAAAGTTGTGTGGATACAATTATAAAGAAATGCTTGCATCAGGTCTTGAAGCGATCAACCAATCACTTGAAGCAATAATTATTATCCTTTTAGTTGGGTGTTTGATTGGTTCATTTACTGCATGTGGAACTATTCCAGCTGTAGTATATTATGGACTTAAATTATTTACACCAGCTATATTTCTTCCATTTGTAACAATTCTTTGTGCAGTTGTAGGGATTGCACTTGGATCAGCTTGGACTGTGTCAGCAACACTTGGAATTGCATTTATGGCGATAGGAACAACAATGGGGCTAAATCCAGCACTTATTGCAGGAGCCATTCTTTCAGGAGCATGTTGTGGTGATAAATTTTCACCTCTTTCAGATTCAACAAATTTAGCTGCTGGTTCTGCACAGACTGGACTTTTTGATCATGTGGCTGCTATGGTGACTACAACCTTGCCAAGTCTAATTATAGCAATAGTTATATTTGGATTTTTCTCATTTTCAAAGGTTGAAACTTATGACCCTACACTTGCAAATGAGTTATCAGCTGCAATCATTGAACATTATACATACATGAGTCCAATTCTTCTTATTCCTATTTTACTGATTATAGTAGTAGCAGTAATAAAGATGCCAGCTATACCTTCAGTAGTGCTACTTTCATTGATTGGATGTGCATTTGCTTTAATCTTCCAAGGTGCTGGAATTGCTGACTGTATCAAAATGCTGCACTATGGATATGAAGCTGAGTCAGGAAATGCACTATTCACAAAGCTTGTAAATAGAGGTGGTATGGATAGTATGCTTTGGACAAATAATCTTGTAATAGTTGCCGTTGCTTTTGGTGGAATACTTCAAAAGATTGGTTCAGTAGAATCACTTCTTGGTGGACTGATAAAGAAAGTTAAGACTCCATTCCAGTTAGTTGTTGTTACAGTTGTAACTTCAATGTTTTGTATCACAAGCATGTGTGACCAATATTTAGGATTAATAATTCCAGCATCAATGTATAAGGATAACTTTGACGAAATGGGTCTTGGCAGAAACATGCTTTCAAGAACATTAGAAGATGGAGGTACTTTGTGGTCACCACTTATTCCTTGGTCATCTTGTGGGGCATATCATGCAGCAGTACTTGGAGTTCCAACACTTTCATATTTGCCATATTGCTTTATGAATATAATAAATCCTATTTATGCCATTGTTACTTTAAGCTGGGGAGGAAATATTTTATACGCTGATGGTTCAAGAACAAACATGTTTGGTAAGTTAAAAAAAGGTCGTGGACCTGCTGAGGCACCTGAGGAAGCATATGAAAAAGCTATGAAAGCTCTTTCAAGGATAAGAAACGCTGAAAATTATAATGGTCTACAAAAAACTAGCTAA